Part of the Triticum urartu cultivar G1812 chromosome 2, Tu2.1, whole genome shotgun sequence genome, GAAGGTATGTGCCGCCCGCCGATTGCTCCCCCGTTCCTCCCTCCCCTccccttcccttcccttcccttcccttcctTCCAAGCTAGCCCGCTTCGTGCGGCGCGGCGGTCTTGATTCACGCGATTGGAGCTCGTAATCTCGTCCGGGAATCGAGTCGCGGGTAGGGTATCCCATCTGGGCTAAGCACCGGAGAGAAAGATTTCGCGACCCAAGATCGCCCGGGTATCCACGATGTTCTTTGCCGATGTGTAGGACGTGAATTGCCATCTTTCTTGGTTTCCGATGCTAGGGCTTGGTCAAGTTATGTTCCTTTTGCTAGACGGGAATTGGGACGGCAGTCTTATACCTATACCTAATCCTAATCCTAATTGACGGTGAAGACAACCCATTTGAGGCATCATTAGGTTGAATGCGCCCCCAACAAATTGACTATTGCCTTGATTATACCCCTTTTAGTCGCGGGGACAAGGTGGCAACATGAATCACGACGTCTGTTTGCCCAAGATGTAGATTTTACCTGGCTCATGGGGAGGATTTCCTGATAGGAATATGTTATTGCCCAACAGGGTTATGCTTCCCCTGTCTGAAATTTTCGTTTGGTCCTGAAGACCTCAACATCTCTTTTGAAAAGAATATGTTACTCCAATAACAGATGTCCAGATTACAACAACAATAGTTCTGATAAACTTTGTTTTTGTATGTAAAGGGTGAATGCTTGCTCAATGTCAACCTGTAACAACTATGTATTTAGACGTGGGTACCTGCTTTTAGTCTTGTACCTTTGAAACATCCTGCAATTCAGGCATGCCTAATTGACTAGTGTCTTACTCCAGAAAGTAACACTTCTTCTTCTGTTATGCCTTTTTTTTGCTTCATTTAGTGCTTGTACGCGTAGGATCTTAATGTATTATGTCCACATAGGTCTTTTCTATCTTCAATTTGGAACACCCTATGTGGTGTAAATGCTGTAATGGGCTTATGTCCGCACCAGCTAATTATCCTTGGGGCGCTTAAGATTGACCTTGTTTCAAAACTTGTGTCTGATTCCTACTTTGCTATTAGATTTTATCTGTTAAATTTCTGTGCTTCAGTTTGTATAGTTTATATATTGTTAAGTCCATCTCTTTGTAGAACATTATTCAGATCATGCTACAGTATGCATTACAGACCATGATTTCTTACTGCCAGAGTTTGGTTATTAGTTACCAGTGAGAATCATTTTCGCTGACCTTGCTTTGTTCTTTCTTTCAGGGGAACCAATGTGATTTTCGTCACAGTGAGGGTGCCCGGATGAACCCTAGAGACTGTTACTACTGGTTAAATGGCAATTGCTTGAATCCAAAATGTTCATTTCGCCATCCGGTAATACTCCTTTCCTTTATTTTCCCTGCTGATTATTATTCACCATAAAACCTCTTGTAATATCTGTGAGCAACTGGCATCAATAATTATCATATTTATATTCTGTTAACAGTAACTAACAAGGCATGATTATACAAACCCCTGTAGTGATTCAAGTCATGGTCTTAATTCGTTTTGACATTTTATCATTTTATCAGTTGAAATTGTTATCTGAAGTCTAATTCTGTTTTCTCTACTTTTGACCAGCCAATTGATGGTATGTTTGGTGCTTCAACTCCTGGAATACCTGCAGTGTCTTCACACTATGCTGCTTATAACTCGGGCAAGCAGATGGTCCCATGCTATTACTTTCAGAAAGGGAACTGCATCAAAGGAGATAAATGCCCCTTTTCCCATGGACCGCAGCCCGCTGGCAATAATCCACCAGAACAGGTGGCGAAGGTTTCTTCCTTTCCTTTGGAGCAGCCTCAGACCCAAAAGAATGAATTTTTGGGTGTCAAGGAGTTTGCTCAGACAAATCATCTAAttcagcaaggtggcccaataaGTGACGACAGGTCCAAGTCAGTTAATAGGGCTGCAGGGAATTTTGCCAGGACAGCTGCAGCTGCTATACCAGCTGAACTAGCTTCCAGTGCAGTGAAATCTTTGCCCAAGTCAGGGAGCGTACAAAACAGCATGCCAGCAGTGAATAAAAGTTTCAGAACCTCTTCAGGCGAGGATCATCCTGAGTGCTATCAGAACAATCTTCCTGTGGAAACTGATCCTATGCAAGATTGGAATCAACCTTACCATACACCTCCTCAGGATGACATGCCCGAGGACAGTAGAGATGCTGATGACTTATTGGGGGAGTCTTCGCCTGGTTTTGATGTTCTTGTGGCCAATGATGCAGATGCTGGTGCTTATATGCACGACCCTGACGATTTTGGAAGGGATATATATCCAGTAGAAGATTATGAATATGCTCCGGCTGATTTTGAAATCCAGCCTCATCATGAAAGAGAGCTATTCAACGGAATGGGTGAGCAAGGACCGACCGGACAAATGTATGATGGCTATGACAGGAAACGTCGTAGAACATCTTCTGAGAGGAACTTGGACAGACCTTCCTATTCAGAAAGGAGGTCTCGGCAGAGAGAGACTGGTCCTGTCGAGATAGATGGATCAGATTTACGTCACCGGCTCCGCAGGAGAAAAATAAATGGGTCTCCTGGCATCAGCCCAGAACGCAGTGGAGAGTCGCGTCGGAGGGATGACCGCTACAGGGAAAGGGCATATGATGGTCACCGTACACACAGAGATCGCCATCAGGGCCCTCGAGGGAGCACCCTAAGCTCCCGTCTGCAAGGCAGAATAAAGCTTCCTGGAAGATCACCTGATAGAGTAGATGCTCGCTCCGAGAGAGAGCGAGATAGAAGACAACTCCGGGACAGGCTGTCTCCGGTTGTGCCTATGGATATTCAGGGTGGCAGGCATCGGGAGGCAGGGCATCATCAAGAGAGGATCAGGCAGAGATCAAGCGAACGTGCTTCAAGTGCCAGGATTGCTGATGGCAAGCATTCGAGACGGAATGTAACAGATTCACTCAACTTCGCCAGCCGGAAAGACTTTGGTCCGGAGTCTCGGAAGGCGAATGGAAGTGTTCAATCTGAAGCATCTCTTGATTTTGAAGGCCCAACGCCTCTCAGCGTCATCTTACAGAGGAAACGACAGGCTGCATGCGGCAATGGCAATGGCTCATCTGCCCACAATGTCAAAGAAGATAAATCTGCTGCGGTCTCTCACAGGCAGGCTGAATCTCTGGTTGAAGCTGAGAAGGAGGGCTATGACAACACTATCAGTTCTGAAGAATGCAAGAGTAGATCAGGTGATGAAGAATATAAAGAGGAAGGCCAGGTCCCTGCATCTTCGTCGCACGGTGACAAAGCTGAGGCTGAAGATATGATTGAAGTGGAAAATCAAGAGGCTGATAACTATGAGCAGAGGCAGGGGGAGTCGGAGTATGAGGCGACCGAAGGCTATGAGTACAAATCCGAAGATGAGAATGCATATCAAGACGACGAGGAAGAGTTTGAGGACGACGATGATTTTGCCCGGAAAGTCGGGGTCGTCTTCTCTTGAGCTTCTGGCTTTGATTTTCTTGGCGCTTCTTCAGGCCAGGCTGAAATGCTTGATTTCCCCTCTAGTGATTGATCCTCTTGGATGAATTCTTGTGGCGCTCCATGTTTGTGTTTCAAGTTGATAGCGCCAAAAAGGCCTGGTCTTTCCCGGGGCTTATGAGCGATAACTGATATTATAAATATAGGTCAGGCATTGAGCGAGGTAGATGATTATTGGATAAATGAGAAAGTAATCTTTACGTGTAAAAACAGCTGCTGCACTTTGTTGAGCGTATCCTGGAACTCTGTATTGTATTAGTTTGATTACTAACATGATGATACCCCATTGATATTTTTGTGCCTGAGATGGATAATATAACACCCCCCTCCAACTTGGAGGGCATCCTTTCCTTTCCTTCACAGAAGAAAAAAGCTTTGATTCTCTAAGCTCCATTTGCCTGGATGCATGTGTGGATATATTTGATTGCGAAATCATTTTGCTTCATGAGTTTATTTGTGACAGTGTGGGAGTACCTGCTGATCATGTTTCTGTGATGAGCACATCTATCTGAATAAGTACCTgctcttcattctttgagcttataactggatctggatctgggtgGGGATCAGTGGTGCTGTTGGTTGTAGTACTAGTTTATCTATCCATGACTATCTGTCTGCAGTTGGAAGTCAACTGAGTATAATTCCTGATCTTGTGCGATGCCAAATGATCCAATCGGGACACAAGTTGAGTATAATGTAGGTGATGGAATCAAGAGTTTTGGCTATTTTTGCACTGGCCATGGGCAAACCAGCAACTTGGAAGATATGACAGTACACAAATAATTTGATATAATCCGATCTCGCTTGCCACGAGATTGTTAGTGTATTAGGGCAATCTAAGAGCTCACATGCTGCTGCCCTGGCAGATCTTGCTGATCATGTGCTCGCACGTTAAGCATGTACTAGCAGTATAATATACTACCTCTGTCCCGAATTAGTTATCTTGGATAGTGTTAAGATACCATCTGTTcgaatgtcaaatggtggtaagATGAGATAGTTTCAGGATAGTGAAAATGTGCAGACGTTGGATCAAAATACCCTTTATAGTTTCAGAGAGAGGATACTAATGCATTTTCTCTAGAAAAGGAAAATGCATAAAAAAGCAAAATTTGTTTTTTTTAAGTTaagaaaaaaaaaacaatttTTATGATGGAACGGAGGCTCTTCTGGATGACTCTCCCGTGGCATATAGCGCCGGCCGCTCGCTCCGTCCCGTCCCGAGGAGAGGAGAGGCTTCCAGAGTCGACAGTCCAGTCCAGGCTTTGGTTGGAGGGAACTCGGCGAAATCCGGAGCGTCTCGCGTGCGCGTTGGGGAGTGTCAGCCGCCATGGCCGCCAAGAGGGTGCTCCTGCTCTGCGGAGACTACATGGAGGACTACGAGGTCTCCATCTTATCCTCCTCCCCTTCTGTGCACAGATCAAATCGATTCCCCTTCTACCACTACTTCGTTTCCTGCGTCCTGATTCCGGCTTGTTAACTGGTTTCTTTCTTGGGTCGATGGATGGGTGGATCAGGCCATGGTCCCGTTCCAGGCGCTGCAGGCGTACGGGGTGTCCGTCGACGCCGTCTGCCCCGGCAAGAAGGCCGGCGACGCCTGCCCCACCGCCGTCCACAAGCCCATCGGCCACCAGGTGCGTCCTCGGATCAGTTTCCCCCGTCTGCTGTTTCTGTGTAGTTGGTACTGTATGTTCCAGTGGATAGGGTTTGGCCGGGTTGGAGTAGTGAGAAGAGCAGGACAGATTTAATCATTTAACACGGCCAGTTAGTTTGGGAGATGCATTCTTATGCAACACGAATTCCTTTTGTTTGTAAAGTGCACACGACCTGACTAATCTCTAAGACGAAATTCTCTAAGTCAGCCTGTGTTCTGTAAGGGGGAAACCCCTGTGGTAACTGTCTGTAGGAAGCCATCATCGTTTGAACAGATGAAATGGTGTAACAGCGCATAATTCATTACTCTACAAAACATTCCCAGCTTATCCAGATGCCATGTTCACATCCACTGGATGGCTGTACAAATTTGAGCATCCCCTCGGCATTTAATGCTATGTAATTGGATGGTCGTACAAATTTGTTCAGGGTTTTACAGTCTCGGTCTCATAATTAAGTCAATATGTCTAAAACAAAATCGTACAGCTCATACAGTACAGTACAATGCAACATTGAGGGAGTAGGGTAATGGCACTTACATGCAGTTGTGTTGTAGATGTACTGAAATGAGGGCGTATGTATGCTGTAGGTATACTGAACCAACAATTACACCTTCATATTATGGACTAGATGAATGGAAGCAGCTGTTCGGAGTTGGTAGTTTGTGCATTTTTTAATATGCAAGCATGATTGGTTAGTGTTCAAGTAACAAGTCTatcaaatactccctccgtcccataatataagagcattcTTGACACGTGCTGTCATAATTTTCTTTTCGTTCAGTACTTGTTGAGGCTATCATAATTTTCTTTTACTCGAAATTCTGCTTGGATTTTCTAATTATGCATTCCCCCTGATTAATGCTTAAAACTAAAGTTGGTCATTGGATCTTTTTTGTTTAGGCGAATTTTAAATATTGGTCTGTACATGCTTGATATGAAAGGAGGGATTTATCTAATGAACTACACATATGGTTTCACATTCCACCACTGTGCTCACAATttagggctcctttgattcaCAGGGTTTGGAAAGCGTAGGAATAGAAAATGTACAGGAATATGATGTACTGTCCACTGAAATACTACGTCGGGTAGCAAAACAGAGGATTTTTTTCATGAAGTCCAACCTCATGCTTGTTTTCCTGTGAAAATGAACTAGGAAGTTCCTATAGGATTGGTTCCTGAGGAATgtaatcctatgaatcaaacaacATGTAAAGGGAAAATTCCAGAGGATGTCAATCCTGCAAAATTCCTAGGAAAATCCTGTGAATCAAAGGAGGCCTTAAATGCTGTATATTTTACTCACTAATACGTCTTGAACAATCTAAAAAATATATAGCTTGGTTTATCTTTGTAACTCCTTATCTGATTTTTCCATTTTCCACATTGTTGTGTCTATTTTCTCAGTGTTGGTCCTGTGTAAATACTTGATCTTAGGGGTCTCTGTATTGCATATACACGGAACTTTTAATTTGTCTCAAATGCTCAGTTGTAAAAACCAGCCATGCTGGCGGTTCTTTTTATCAGTGTGATGGTATGCTAACTGTTTCTGATATAATTCTGCTCTAAAAGCCCTACACTAATTTTGTCTTGTGGATACACCACGCAGACAAATTCTGACTCAAAAGGTCATAACTTTACCCTAATTTTCTCTGGACGGTATTGCTCCTGTCTAAATACTTGGTCTCAACTAAAAATACGtgtagatacatccatttctgcgtcAAGTAattcgggacggagggagtaacatatTTCTTCCTACAGTTCCACTTCTCTTATATATACTTGAGTCTTAAATAAGCACTGAATGTTTAAGTGTTGGTGTGTACACAGTTATAtaatgaataactaaacaggtgGTTTCACATGTCATCTTCCGTGCTCACAATTAAAATTTAGCACTTTCTACTCATCAGTACACCTTGATCTTAGTGGTCCGTGTATTGTACTATCATACTAATTCTTCCTACAGTTCTACCTCTCTTACATACACTTGAGTCTTAATTATGCACTGAATCAGTGTTAGTGTGTACATGTCTGACATAAAAGGATACGTAATGAAGAAATACACAGATGATTTTGTACTTCACCTACCGTGGTCACAACTGAATTGTAGTACTTTCTACTCATCAGTACATCTTGAACAATTCCAGCTGTTGAATATCTGTTGAACTGTTTATCTGTTTCCGTTCTTCTTTTCCCACATTGTTGTGCTATTAGCCCTGTTTTCTCCAAAAGGTATTGCTCCTGTGTAAATACTTGGTCATAGGGGTCCCTGTGTTGTCACATAAATTTTTCTTGCAGTTCTGCTAGCATACTCTTGAATTGGCAAGGAATATCATCTAATCTGTGTGGAATGGTTGGTTTTAAGAAAGCAGCTATGTTGGTGGTTCTTTTTATGAGTGTGATGGTACCTCAAATCTTTGTGACATAGTACTGCCCTAAAAGTCTGCACTAATTTTATCTTCTGTATATATGATGCAGACATATGCAGAGTCAAAAGGTCATAACTTTGCACTTAATGCTTCATTTGATGAGGTTGACGCTGCTGCATATGATGGATTGGTAATTCCTGGAGGCCGTGCACCAGAATACCTTGCGATGGATGAAAAAGTGCTTGCCTTAGTTAGGAAGTTCTCTGACGCTAAGAAGGCTATTGCATCAGTTTGCCATGGACAGCTGATTCTGGCAGCAGCAGGAGTTGTCAGGGACCGTACATGCACCGCGTATCCTGCTGTCAAGCCAGTTTTGGTTGCTGCTGGGGCCAAGTGGGTTGAAGCTGACACTATGAAGAAATGCGTCGTTGATGGTAATCTCGTCACTGCAGCGGCTTACGACGGTCACCCTGAATTCATCAGCCTGTTTGTGAAAGCACTTGGAGGCTCCGTCGCAGGCGCAGACAAAAGGATTCTGTTCCTTTGCGGGGTAATGCTTTCTGCCCTAGTCAATTCAGTTCATGTTCCTCCTTGTAAACATTGTTTCTCATTTTCTTCATAAATCATAACCACTGTGCTGAACCTGTTCCATTTAATAACATACTAAACAGGATTACATGGAGGATTATGAGGTGATGGTCCCGTTCCAGGCCCTGCAAGCCCTTGGCTGCCATGTCGATGCGGTTTGCCCCGACAAGGGCGCTGGGGACAAGTGCCCAACTGCCATCCATGACTTTGAGGGCGACCAGACTTACAGCGAGAAGCCCGGTCATGATTTCGCTCTAAACGCGTCGTTTGACAGCGTGGACGCTTCAAGCTACGACGCGCTTGTGATTCCCGGTGGGCGCGCCCCTGAGTACCTTGCACTGAACGAGAAGGTGCTCAGCTTGGCCAAGGGGTTCATGGATAAAGGGAAGCCGGTCGCGTCGATCTGCCACGGGCAGCAGATCCTGGCTGCTGCTGGGGTTCTTCAGGTACGTGATAACTGATATCTGTTAACTAGCTTGTCCTGCCCTGCATCAGTTCCAACCTTCCTGCTTATAGTCCGTTCTGCTCTGAACAAAACAAAACCCAATTGTCTGTCTGTCTGTCTGTCGCAACACCTGATATATATCATCATCGTATGTAAAATGTTGTTCTAGAAGGAACTGTGGGTGCTCTATGTTGCTCATCGACTAGATGGAAGCACGAAACTGATTTAACCCTTGCTGTTCTGTGTGATGATATATGCAGGGTCGGAAGTGCACGGCGTACCCTGCGGTGAAGCTGAACGTGGTGCTGGGCGGGGGGACGTGGCTGGAGCCGGACCCGATCCACCGGTGCTTCACGGACGGCAACCTGGTGACGGGCGCGGCGTGGCCGGCGCACCCGGAGTTCGTGGCCCAGCTCATGGCCCTGCTGGGCATCAAGGTCTCCTTCACGTGAGTGCTCGCCGTCAGCTCCGGGCTTTTTCCTCACATCATATACAGCACAGATAGATTCTGTACCAGTGACTTGTCCTCGAGTCTGAGACTGTCTGTACCTGTACCGTCCTGAAGCACTGTCTCGTGGCATTGTTGGTGGTTGAAGCAAGCAATAAAGCCTGTGTCGTCGTTACTGGTACCCTGACTTTTTTTCGACGCCGTTGCTGCGTGGCTTCTCTAGCTCGTCTCTGGACGGCCAGGGAGCAGTTCACGCTGCAGCTGGGATGCATCGCCGGAAGCTCACAAGAAGGAAGCAAATTGAACACACGCTTATACAAACCTTCCTCCTTAGTTAGGTCCTCCTTGCTTTaattctactccctccatttctaaaTATAAGGGCCTGTTCGGCTCTCCACCAGCTCTCCCTCCGTTGCTTTTTATTCCGcgtataagatttggtcaaagtcaaactacacaaagttgactaaatttatattaaaaaaaaTGAACATCTATaatactaaaactatatagtatgGACATATGTTTTATGAtgcatctgataatattgatttcatattatgaatgtttatattttttaatataaagttagtcaaactctACAAAGCTTGATTTTGATCAAaccttatatgcagactaaaaagaaacgaaGGGAGTAATAATCCGGAGGAGAGGAGTGCGCGAGTCGGTTACTCATGTTTTGCCGACGCAAAAGCTGCAACCCGACCTGAAATAACGACCGGCCGACCGAAAAGCGCGCGCGAGTCGAGTCGAGTCGGCTGGACTCACCCAAGCTTTTTAGGTCGTGGTGCGTGATCACTGATCAAGCGACGCCCGCCCAAAAGCGGCCACGCCTTCTCGCGTGGCCGTCGCCGCCCGTGATGAGATCATCGGCGACGTCCACTCGGCAACTGGCACATGTCTACCCGACCCCGATCCAAAAGCGGCGGCTCGCCGAGGATCGCACCGCGAAAAAGGGTGACGCTTTCTGGCGTGGCCGTCGTCTCGTCCCGGCACCAACTGCTAGCGCTTTGGCCTTTTGCAATCGCCTTCTTATCCACCCATCACCGAACTATCTCACGCGACACCCCACGAGCCAAAGCTAGACGGCCGTAATCATCGAGTACGTATTACTAGCACTTCACACCATCCAATACTTATATGCAATCAACCATGTGAAGTGGAGCGCTCTAGTGGCCATGATGGAAGACACGTGCATGCCGCTGTCATCGTCCCTCCCTCACCGAAGCCGGACAAAACTTATGGTGGTAGATGGTCGGGAAATCATGATGCTAAGGCTCCATAGGATAGCGCATCGGAACAATAACCGCTAATGAAGAGTACCGTAGATCGGAAGGATCAAACCTGAAAACACACGAACGTAGACGAACAATAACCAGATCCGAGAAGATCCACCAGAGACACACCACCACATGCCTACGGACGATGCTAAACGCATCGCCGAAACAAGCTTCAAGAAGTTGCCGCCGTCTCTTGCCTTCCTAAGCTGAACACAAACTCTATCAAAACTCAAAGCAAAATCTAAAAACGAAGCCCTCCCACTAGTAAGGGCCAGAATCCACCGCGCCTCATGACCCTAAGGCCACCTGAGACGAGACAGGCCGGCAACAGCGCCAACGCGAAGGGGAGGAACCCTAAGATTTTTCCGATTCGTCAAATTAATATGCATGCATGGAAGAACCAAGACAAAAGATacagctctctctctctctctcaaaaaGAAAGGACAAAAGATACAGCGGCGGACTGTACAGAAAACGTTTTTGCTAAACACAGCCTGCCTGGCAGTTTTTCGGAGAACTGGAGATATACTACTCGTAACCAAATTCAGCAAAATGGGTGATGGGATGGACAAAAGTAGCTAGGAGGGCAATCATTCATGAATCATCTGGCCACGGCCACGGCGGCGATCGACCTAACGGTCGGAATATCCTGCCATTGTTAGGGCCTGTTCGGTTTTAATAAATCAtttgacttataagtcaggtgacttaaaaTCAGTGACTTATAAGTCATGTCTATTTGGTTGTCATCTGATTTATAAATCACCTGAGCATACCTTCCCATCTTGTTTTTTAATGTAAAAGTGAAGCAACTTATAACTTATAAGTTGAGGTAATTTATAAGTTGGGTCCATTTAGCAAAATTAGTCACTTTCTGCATTTTTCGACTTATAAGTTGGTGACTTATTTAGAACCAAATAGGGCCTTATATGAATCTACACATGTCCATGTACATGCATGCATGATGAGGCAGGCATCACAAGCACGGGTGGACGCATGCGGCAAGTGGGGGCACCGGCGCACGCCGTGAGAGCAGCCCTTCTTTCTCCACGCAATCAATCAGAGTTTTCTACTAGAGTATACCTTAATCTGCTCCACCGGCCATTGCATGATTGCTCAAAGTTGTAGTAGCAGCCATCGTCTTGCCACTGATTAGCAGTGGCAAATTAAGCCCAAACACAGAAGGGGCAACCTGCGTGCAGATCGTAACGAATTTTACCAGCCGGGTCGATCGGTTGCAGGATTAGCTTAGCAGAGGGGCGATACAAACGTAGGTCTACATCGATCTCGATCATGGTAAGCAGACAATGTTGAAGGCAATGCAATTCTTGATGTATTGATCGGATGCACGGTGCACGTATATATAGGTACAAGGGCAGCCCTCAGCCTCATCTATACAAGAAAACTAGAGGCGGGGCAGGTAGGAGATTATCCTAATAGATACATGCACAAATATGTTCAACAGACAAAAAAGGGAGCCAT contains:
- the LOC125540250 gene encoding zinc finger CCCH domain-containing protein 32-like, with protein sequence MEADGAAPAEAKPLTPEEEALRRNTDCIYFLASPLTCKKGNQCDFRHSEGARMNPRDCYYWLNGNCLNPKCSFRHPPIDGMFGASTPGIPAVSSHYAAYNSGKQMVPCYYFQKGNCIKGDKCPFSHGPQPAGNNPPEQVAKVSSFPLEQPQTQKNEFLGVKEFAQTNHLIQQGGPISDDRSKSVNRAAGNFARTAAAAIPAELASSAVKSLPKSGSVQNSMPAVNKSFRTSSGEDHPECYQNNLPVETDPMQDWNQPYHTPPQDDMPEDSRDADDLLGESSPGFDVLVANDADAGAYMHDPDDFGRDIYPVEDYEYAPADFEIQPHHERELFNGMGEQGPTGQMYDGYDRKRRRTSSERNLDRPSYSERRSRQRETGPVEIDGSDLRHRLRRRKINGSPGISPERSGESRRRDDRYRERAYDGHRTHRDRHQGPRGSTLSSRLQGRIKLPGRSPDRVDARSERERDRRQLRDRLSPVVPMDIQGGRHREAGHHQERIRQRSSERASSARIADGKHSRRNVTDSLNFASRKDFGPESRKANGSVQSEASLDFEGPTPLSVILQRKRQAACGNGNGSSAHNVKEDKSAAVSHRQAESLVEAEKEGYDNTISSEECKSRSGDEEYKEEGQVPASSSHGDKAEAEDMIEVENQEADNYEQRQGESEYEATEGYEYKSEDENAYQDDEEEFEDDDDFARKVGVVFS
- the LOC125540251 gene encoding protein DJ-1 homolog D, with the protein product MAAKRVLLLCGDYMEDYEAMVPFQALQAYGVSVDAVCPGKKAGDACPTAVHKPIGHQTYAESKGHNFALNASFDEVDAAAYDGLVIPGGRAPEYLAMDEKVLALVRKFSDAKKAIASVCHGQLILAAAGVVRDRTCTAYPAVKPVLVAAGAKWVEADTMKKCVVDGNLVTAAAYDGHPEFISLFVKALGGSVAGADKRILFLCGDYMEDYEVMVPFQALQALGCHVDAVCPDKGAGDKCPTAIHDFEGDQTYSEKPGHDFALNASFDSVDASSYDALVIPGGRAPEYLALNEKVLSLAKGFMDKGKPVASICHGQQILAAAGVLQGRKCTAYPAVKLNVVLGGGTWLEPDPIHRCFTDGNLVTGAAWPAHPEFVAQLMALLGIKVSFT